Proteins co-encoded in one Theileria equi strain WA chromosome 3, complete sequence genomic window:
- a CDS encoding helicase associated domain HA2 containing protein (encoded by transcript BEWA_002280A), protein MSLEELQALSAVAKVTEMLKNHLDLDHTELAEFIIHLAKKARDLDDFSRLLDENESDMSSDFVAQLYRIIIALDPPNDHGSWDSIIRDEANDAINFPALALKNDQNREELKEVEKSDELSEWAKELLEREKGHSKRTHENQYDRRKHIDHRDRRSRSQSYEASSRRREHRDYRNRRDDHRDKSDYGDRDHDRKDIHSHRGNYRREYRRERSDSHSRDKRRHRRDYSSSSSRSVESRSHKDKRYGDEYPNPESLEGSIFPGRVTNITDFGAFVSFKTPLGDREGLVHKSEISSTRRIIEVSQVLKRGMNVYIKILKVIGEKFRLTMKDIDQTNGSEIKRVTETVHDDFYDNHKHSDYGTGEQSITGISVDEYTQGIEGRRKRLISDVEKWEQQQLLNSGILSKEEKKNIYIENEPTEEEPEIEISDACPTFLKGQTTRSGIMLSPIKIIANPEGSLARTITTSITLAKERKEMERENEDAVAPVNTSLRMHESLRNWRTPLAAKESTNQSIKDQRESLPVFQLRRDLLDKVREHHILIVIGETGSGKSTQIPQYLQEVGYSRVGMIGCTQPRRVAAKSVAARVAKEFGCNVGEEVGYCIRFDDCTSPSTCIKYMTDGMLLREVLQDPILEKYSAIMLDEAHERTIATDVLFALLKDCASKRPDFRLIVTSATLEAEKFSSYFFNCPIFTIPGRSFPVEILHVKEQEHDYLEASLQAVLHIHLNEGPGDILLFLTGQEDIEAACKILQQRMARLEEVKPPPLIVLPVYAALPSEVQHAIFEAAPPGCRKCIVATNIAEASITIDGIFFVVDPGFAKVKHYNARAGMESLAIVPISRANAQQRAGRAGRTGPGKCYRLYTEHAYHNEMISTPIPEIQRTNLSTVVLILKAMGINDFIHFDFMDKPPIETLIDAMENLYHLGALDDDGLLTRLGRKMAEFPMDPNMAKMLLSSIDLLCSDEIITIIAMLSVQNIFYRPRDKQAQADQARSKFIQSEGDHVTYLQLYSAWQRNKFSDHWCKEHFVQHGALRRAQDVRKQLISIMDRYRFKVVSAGKNFERISKAICSGFFHHSAKRDPQEGYRTVVDQQQVYIHPSSALHLRNPEYVVYHELVMTTKEYMRDLTVVKGQWLLDVAPSMFKKSDGSSIPKHKANFKIEPLHNKFQDKDAWRLSKRRG, encoded by the exons GAGCTTGCGGAATTCATAATTCACCTGGCAAAAAAGGCCAGGGATTTGGACGATTTCAGTAGGTTGTTGGACGAGAATGAGTCTGACATGAGCTCTGACTTTGTGGCTCAATTGTATCGCATAATTATCGCTCTAGATCCCCCAAATG ATCATGGTTCGTGGGACTCTATAATCAGAGATGAAGCAAATGATGCTATAAATTTTCCGGCGCTAGCCCTGAAAAATGACCAAAACAGGGAGGAATTGAAGGAGGTAGAAAAGAGTGATGAATTGTCCGAATGGGCAAAGGAACTTTTAGAGAGAGAAAAGGGGCACTCCAAACGAACACACGAAAATCAATATGATCGCCGTAAACATATAGACCACAGGGACAGGAGATCCCGATCTCAAAGCTATGAAGCAAGTTCCCGTAGACGAGAACATAGGGATTACAGAAATCGCAGGGATGATCACAGAGATAAGAGCGACTACGGAGATAGGGATCATGACAGAAAAGATATCCATAGTCACAGAGGCAATTACCGAAGAGAATATAGACGAGAACGCTCAGATTCACATTCTAGAGATAAACGTAGACACAGACGTGACTACTCATCTTCTAGTAGCCGATCTGTGGAGTCTAGAAGTCATAAGGATAAACGCTACGGCGATGAATATCCCAATCCAGAATCTCTAGAAGGCTCGATATTCCCTGGAAGAGTCACAAATATAACCGACTTTGGAGCATTCGTCTCATTTAAAACTCCACTTGGAGATAGAGAGGGTCTAGTTCACAAGTCTGAGATTTCAAGTACTAGAAGAATTATTGAAGTTTCCCAAGTTCTCAAaagaggaatgaatgtgtatataaaaattttaaaggtTATCGGTGAAAAGTTCCGACTTACAATGAAGGATATTGATCAAACCAACGGTAGTGAGATTAAAAGGGTCACTGAAACTGTACATGACGATTTCTATGACAATCATAAACATAGTGACTATGGTACTGGTGAGCAGTCGATCACAGGAATAAGTGTAGACGAATACACACAAGGTATAgagggaagaagaaagagacTCATAAGTGATGTTGAGAAGTGGGAACAGCAACAACTATTAAATTCCGGAATTTTGAGcaaagaggaaaagaagaatatatatattgaaaatgaacCAACTGAGGAGGAACCTGAAATTGAGATTAGTGACGCGTGTCcaacatttttaaaggGACAAACCACCAGATCAGGAATTATGTTATCTCCTATAAAAATAATCGCAAACCCGGAAGGTTCTCTTGCACGTACAATAACCACGAGTATAACTCTTGCCAAAGAGAGGAAAGAAATGGAGAGAGAAAATGAGGATGCAGTAGCACCTGTAAACACCAGTCTGCGCATGCACGAGTCCCTGAGGAATTGGCGTACCCCCTTAGCTGCTAAAGAATCTACAAATCAAAGTATCAAGGATCAAAGGGAATCTCTACCGGTGTTCCAACTAAGAAGGGATCTTTTAGACAAGGTTCGTGAGCATCACATTTTGATTGTAATCGGTGAAACTGGAAGCGGTAAAAGTACACAGATCCCGCAATACCTACAGGAAGTTGGCTACTCCAGAGTAGGAATGATTGGATGTACTCAGCCTAGAAGGGTTGCAGCGAAATCTGTAGCGGCAAGAGTAGCAAAGGAATTTGGATGTAATGTAGGTGAAGAAGTTGGATATTGCATAAGATTTGACGACTGTACATCACCAAGTACTTGTATAAAGTACATGACCGATGGTATGCTCCTAAGAGAAGTCCTACAAGATCCCATACTGGAGAAATATTCGGCAATTATGCTTGATGAAGCTCATGAGCGCACAATCGCAACCGATGTTCTATTCGCTTTGCTAAAG GACTGTGCATCAAAAAGACCGGATTTTCGATTGATTGTTACGTCTGCGACTTTGGAGGCTGAAAAGTTCTCATCCTACTTTTTCAACTGTCCTATATTTACCATTCCTGGAAGGTCATTTCCGGTGGAAATTTTGCATGTGAAAGAGCAAGAGCACGACTATCTTGAAGCATCCTTACAAGCAgttttacacattcatcTCAACGAAGGTCCTGGGGATATCCTGCTGTTTCTAACCGGTCAAGAAGATATTGAAGCTGCATGCAAAATTCTCCAGCAAAGAATGGCCAGACTGGAAGAGGTTAAACCACCCCCTCTTATTGTACTTCCAGTCTATGCTGCCCTCCCAAGTGAGGTACAGCATGCTATCTTTGAGGCTGCGCCGCCTGGATGTAGAAAATGTATCGTGGCTACTAACATTGCAGAAGCTTCCATTACAATCGATGGGATATTTTTCGTGGTAGATCCTGGTTTCGCCAAGGTAAAACATTACAATGCTCGTGCCGGAATGGAATCACTTGCCATTGTTCCAATCTCCAGGGCCAATGCGCAGCAAAGGGCCGGAAGAGCGGGAAGAACCGGACCTGGAAAATGCTACCGTCTATACACTGAGCATGCATATCATAATGAAATGATTAGTACACCAATTCCTGAAATTCAGAGAACCAACTTGTCTACAGTTGTACTTATCCTCAAAGCTATGGGCATTAACGATTTCATACATTTTGACTTTATGGATAAACCTCCGATAGAGACCCTTATAGATGCTATGGAGAACTTGTATCACTTGGGGGCTCTAGATGATGATGGATTACTCACAAGGTTAGGAAGGAAAATGGCTGAATTCCCAATGGACCCAAATATGGCAAAGATGCTCCTATCGTCTATCGACCTCCTCTGTTCCGATGAAATTATAACAATCATCGCCATGTTGAGTGTACAGAATATCTTTTATAGACCTAGGGATAAACAAGCACAAGCCGATCAGGCCAGGTCAAAGTTCATTCAGTCTGAGGGAGATCATGTTACATATCTACAATTATACTCTGCGTGGCAAAGGAACAAGTTCTCTGATCACTGGTGTAAAGAACATTTTGTACAACACGGAGCGTTGAGAAGGGCTCAAGATGTAAGGAAACAACTAATTTCCATAATGGATAGATACCGCTTTAAAGTTGTCTCTGCAggaaaaaattttgaaaggATATCCAAGGCGATATGCTCTGGATTCTTCCATCACTCTGCAAAACGAGATCCACAGGAAGGATACAGAACTGTCGTCGATCAACAGCAGGTCTACATACATCCGTCTTCGGCGCTCCATCTGAGAAATCCCGAGTATGTCGTATACCATGAGCTAGTAATGACTACAAAAGAGTACATGCGTGATTTGACGGTTGTAAAGGGACAGTGGCTGCTCGATGTAGCTCCATCAATGTTCAAAAAGTCAGACGGGAGTTCAATACCAAAGCACAAGGCAAACTTTAAGATCGAACCTCTGCACAATAAATTTCAGGATAAGGATGCTTGGAGACTTTCCAAAAGAAGGGGATAA
- a CDS encoding hypothetical protein (encoded by transcript BEWA_002290A) yields MSEDVVYLEIDKRCDGTCTCPGGSHIAGRGGKETKYCCTYYANGQRKVTVTCEHTSLLSIPYHKHSPSGPSVVGIKYNSGDEKNITLDGPSFPLSDVRSVSVFYCNQGNPVLICIEENGQDKWYKKPTSTANGDEKWTKVDSLYNKTPEDISNNFSRHTEVLKDAGCSSYGKCPCPHKPQVPPKELEENESESNDPTTSGSTASAKAPLWKALGGIALATGAGLICLGIWKLYSRYYRNPLVRLI; encoded by the coding sequence ATGAGTGAAGATGTGGTCTATCTTGAGATAGATAAAAGGTGTGATGGAACATGTACTTGCCCAGGTGGTAGCCACATTGCTGGCAGGGGTGGAAAAGAAACTAAGTACTGTTGCACCTACTATGCTAATGGACAGAGGAAGGTAACGGTTACTTGTGAACACACCAGCCTCCTATCTATTCCATATCATAAACACTCTCCTTCCGGACCATCAGTAGTTGGAATTAAGTACAATTCTGGTGATGAAAAGAACATAACTTTAGATGGACCATCATTTCCTCTTTCTGATGTAAGAAGTGTCTCTGTATTCTACTGTAATCAGGGTAATCCCGTTCTTATATGCATTGAAGAAAATGGGCAAGACAAATGGTACAAAAAGCCCACTAGTACTgctaatggagatgaaaagtggACAAAAGTTGATAGTCTCTACAACAAAACACCAGAAGATATTTCTAACAACTTTAGCCGACACACGGAAGTACTAAAAGATGCTGGATGTTCAAGCTATGGAAAATGTCCTTGTCCTCATAAACCTCAGGTTCCTCCTAAAGAACTTGAAGAGAATGAGTCAGAATCTAATGACCCTACTACTTCTGGATCTACTGCTTCTGCTAAAGCTCCTCTTTGGAAAGCTCTTGGTGGTATTGCTCTTGCAACAGGAGCTGGATTAATCTGCCTTGGAAtatggaaactctatagTCGCTATTATAGAAACCCTCTTGTACGCTTGATCTAA
- a CDS encoding hypothetical protein (encoded by transcript BEWA_002300A), translating to MGDQNGGTSTQKWAMFMAGLTLLQSLRVALTGAKFALDRFKIPQQYASSFINMVHNPMELATFTGMAIVTSIALVTGDGSKNGFRYFAMFTNIALCCSFILLLIAFKSGGQMGNLTFYYWSIVFGSFIYGMNVAAVMNVGSANAAFFNVGIPLSGIQVSIYYYVFTKLAERYQWSNVSYRIIYWQLIVAIIISFASAAVWIIAYTPGGGGGSDTAPQDLGEDAALSPILMGMVGMGGIYAFYPAIAPYKLTDVGTGYKIDLVVLFASAVPGILIAILCLYTDKGPDKNWRTNNAQWWHASWILAIPHITAMILCLVTLHYPDGRVASSIKSSGLKVGVITVTLKFCEEGLKAVSYAGAGKQVGKYCDCKESNGCQQGCECKKAGGGTCKCQETCICKDNCTCPCCKDKDGGAISSFNAFTSQGLMIVLAFTGDGYLKTYSKYEHDRSNWPTKDYGFWRSISYWASNGAYVACKSVKSSFTKNVRCKVLGKSEALLIVYEDEEF from the coding sequence ATGGGAGATCAGAATGGAGGGACTTCCACTCAAAAGTGggccatgtttatggcagggctgactctgttgcagtctctccgtgtggcgttaactggagcaaagtttgcacttgacagatttaaaattcctcagcaGTATgccagttcgttcattaacatggtccataatcctatggaacttgcaacgtttactggaatGGCTATTGTTACTTCTATAGCATTAGTGACGGGTGATGGTTCCAAGAATGGCTTCAGGTATTTTGCCATGTTTACCAACATAGCACTGTGTTGTTCATTCattctactcctcatcGCATTTAAATCTGGAGGTCAAATGGGTAATCTCACCTTCTATTACTGGTCTATCGTATTCGGTTCATTTatctatggaatgaatgtAGCAGCTGTAATGAATGTTGGAAGCGCAAATGCCGCCTTTTTCAATGTAGGAATCCCTCTCTCTGGTATCCAAGTGTCTATCTATTACTATGTCTTCACTAAGTTGGCTGAGAGGTATCAGTGGTCAAATGTTAGCTACAGGATTATATACTGGCAGCTTATCGTTGCGATAATTATATCATTTGCCTCTGCTGCTGTCTGGATCATTGCCTATACACCTGGAGGTGGTGGAGGAAGTGATACTGCCCCTCAAGATTTAGGTGAAGATGCTGCTTTATCCCCGATTCTAATGGGTATGGTTGGTATGGGTGGTATATATGCTTTCTATCCAGCTATCGCTCCTTATAAGTTGACTGACGTTGGCACTGGTTATAAGATTGACCTGGTTGTCTTATTTGCTAGCGCCGTTCCTGGTATTTTAATTGCCATCTTATGCCTATACACTGATAAGGGTCCAGATAAAAATTGGAGGACTAATAATGCTCAGTGGTGGCATGCTAGTTGGATTCTGGCAATTCCACATATTACTGCCATGATCTTGTGCCTTGTCACACTTCATTACCCTGATGGTAGAGTAGCTAGTTCTATAAAGAGTAGTGGTTTAAAAGTTGGAGTCATTACTGTGAcattaaagttttgtgaggAGGGATTAAAGGCAGTTTCATATGCTGGAGCCGGTAAGCAAgtaggtaaatactgcGACTGCAAAGAGTCAAATGGATGCCAACAAGGATGCGAATGCAAAAAAGCCGGAGGAGGTACTTGCAAATGCCAAGAGACATGCATCTGCAAAGACAACTGTACCTGCCCATGCTGTAAAGACAAGGATGGTGGTGCTatctcctcttttaatGCGTTTAcatcccaaggtttaatgatcGTCTTagcctttactggagatggatACCTCAAGACttactccaagtatgaaCATGACAGGAGTAACTGGCCTACTAAAGACTACGGGTTCTGGAGATCCATCTCTTACTGGGCAAGTAATGGAGCATATGTTGCCTGCAAGAGCGTTAAATCTTCttttaccaagaatgttagatgtaaagttttgggtaaatcagaggctTTACTTATAgtctatgaagatgaggaattttag
- a CDS encoding hypothetical protein (encoded by transcript BEWA_002310A) yields MSEVVAGRRTAESNVSTDLEKNAYDEEHFSKHTPGYLRREFAMKVLSIVGMKLLVSFGFMLFVNNVDSLKEFFSENPWPGVVGLIAFFVISFAVQCEASWIYHSVNAFFTLFTMTICMSLFLATLCARIYPVELLILVGVLVLLLTSLLFIAMCSAVDFLSYALFGYVFFISTCLLGIAAIIFNNRAFGVLISVLLAMFMSFCILLDIQLIVDGRSHIWTIDQYAQASICLYSDICMLFFDIVTIAKSK; encoded by the exons ATGTCGGAAGTTGTAGCAGGGAGAAGAACAGCCGAGAGCAATGTCTCTACggatttggaaaaaa ATGCCTATGACGAAGAACACTTTTCCAAGCATACACCAGGCTACTTGAGGAGGGAGTTTGCCATGAAGGTACTCAGCATTGTAGGAATGAAACTCCTG GTATCTTTTGGGTTTATGTTGTTTGTAAACAACGTTGATTCGCTTAAAGAGTTCTTTTCTGAAAACCCGTGGCCTGGAGTTGTTGGTTTAATTGCATTTTTTGTCATCTCCTTTGCGGTCCAATGTGAAGCATCATGGATATATCACTCAGTTAATGCATTCTTCACTCTATTCACTATGACTATTTGTATGTCACTATTTTTGGCTACGTTGTGCGCCAGAATTTATCCCGTTGAACTTCTGATTCTGGTTGGAGTTCTTGTCTTACTATTGACATCTTTATTATTTATAGCCATGTGCTCTGCAGTCGATTTCTTAA GTTATGCGCTATTTGGCTACGTCTTTTTCATATCAACATGTCTGCTTGGAATCGCTGCGATAATCTTCAATAATAGGGCATTTGGGGTTCTCATTAGCGTATTGCTTGCTATGTTCATGTCATTTTGCATTCTGTTGGATATTCAGCTAATTGTGGATGGTAGGAGCCATATTTGGACAATCGACCAATACGCCCAGGCGTCGATTTGCCTATATAGCGATATATGCATGCTATTCTTTGATATTGTGACTATCGCAAAGTCAAAGTGA
- a CDS encoding hypothetical protein (encoded by transcript BEWA_002320A) produces the protein MPSENEPFEEQELMEEEPEPELEPEPVAEGQPEEDEEDEEEEEGRPGLPKAPEVPEIPTQDFEESEAPVTEIEDSEPVDPAEAAPEIPEQKVETQNIHELLGELQTYDIKPVNIRKITSSATYDNYFSRPTPSDADTGLASSRMIASMNEAARARLQAEVKAKLEKERKAKSERIKGLLRAYAPDEPEPEPEPEPEDFVSDLELGLDFSSIGCPLQGAEREAHALRIADDIYYAPVGTSVHKALYGGTDEVEEEVEEEVAEVTPLSAEPIVKEKKPQLPRVSANFAFRCDLVSEFFNLEKQMGSGMTHYFVGPKEGYRWYRASFGESNLWRAKFKSEKCLYARITFSGDNDIPDVIRLYLVMDRELVLHVFKYVDGQWKVEQKEHMDGLQFDEIDTTTDYIEDPEYQDEEPELDDLLLNKGRDYPIIEQHLTENIVEDDGTHTISRVTSDDRDNLIASFLFSN, from the coding sequence ATGCCCAGCGAAAATGAGCCTTTTGAAGAACAGGAGcttatggaggaagaaccGGAACCAGAGCTGGAGCCAGAACCCGTTGCAGAGGGACAACCcgaagaagatgaagaggatgaggaggaagaagaaggacGTCCCGGACTTCCAAAGGCTCCAGAGGTCCCCGAGATTCCCACTCAAGATTTTGAAGAGTCGGAGGCCCCCGTCACGGAAATTGAAGACTCTGAACCGGTGGATCCTGCGGAGGCAGCCCCTGAGATTCCAGAGCAAAAGGTAGAGACTCAGAATATTCACGAGCTTCTAGGAGAATTACAGACGTATGACATAAAACCTGTCAACATACGCAAAATTACTTCTTCAGCGACATACGACAACTACTTTAGTAGACCAACACCTTCAGACGCTGACACTGGTTTGGCTTCCTCCCGCATGATAGCCTCTATGAATGAAGCAGCCCGGGCAAGGCTTCAAGCGGAAGTCAAAGCTAAGTTGGAGAAAGAAAGAAAGGCAAAATCAGAGAGAATTAAAGGTCTATTAAGGGCATATGCACCAGACGAGCCTGAGCCCGAACCTGAACCAGAGCCGGAAGACTTTGTATCCGACCTCGAACTAGGACTCGATTTCTCTAGCATTGGATGCCCCTTGCAAGGTGCTGAAAGAGAGGCTCACGCACTGAGGATAGCTGATGATATTTACTATGCACCCGTAGGAACATCTGTACATAAAGCACTTTATGGAGGCACAGATGAAGTTGAAGAGGAAGTTGAGGAAGAGGTTGCTGAAGTTACACCCCTAAGCGCTGAGCCTATCGTAAAGGAGAAGAAACCACAACTTCCAAGAGTATCCGCAAATTTTGCATTTAGATGTGATTTAGTATCAGAATTCTTCAATCTAGAAAAGCAAATGGGTTCTGGAATGACACACTACTTTGTCGGACCAAAAGAGGGGTATAGATGGTACAGGGCCTCTTTTGGGGAAAGTAACCTCTGGAGAGCAAAATTTAAGAgtgaaaaatgtttgtatgCCAGAATAACCttttctggagataatgatATACCAGATGTTATTCGCCTGTATCTCGTTATGGACCGCGAGCTCGTTCTCCACGTATTTAAATATGTTGATGGACAGTGGAAAGTGGAACAGAAAGAGCATATGGATGGTTTACAGTTTGATGAGATTGACACAACAACAGACTATATAGAGGATCCGGAGTATCAGGACGAAGAACCAGAGCTCGATGATTTACTACTTAATAAAGGCAGAGATTACCCTATAATTGAACAGCATTTGACTGAAAACATAGTCGAAGATGACGGTACACACACCATATCTAGGGTAACGAGTGACGATAGAGACAATTTAATCGCCAGTTTCTTGTTTAGTAACTAG
- a CDS encoding signal peptide-containing protein (encoded by transcript BEWA_002330A), with translation MKTLTVLCLLLFCRLCSVSATGRLGSGSCCGNKGKEAQQSPAQNGDQSGGLENGCDQDGDGGNTELAQSDVSNLQEEDAEQQNPPEPTTPLSFDVSNPDGTNTNLKEQTYSGIEHKQYSPKGGNHVSSVVDAGATLWEENEGEKCTAVNLYYKSDESFLTLWILRGESLDIQHFERVKGKWETIELEEYNKKLNGVPSTPPTETPTSSDSEDPKAAEQETTTVTTEVETLSTPVQRNEDNVDEPENKEDVEATTSQADTQQVPPQVPDTPESRISQKPVNFPNDKTPEQVKDKEVQELNKPARDVSGRSSVTTTGSSPEDAEKPLSSQTTTTLPRSRYTDPSRAPQTRDSGETVTAQGGTSSTVATRTGTNSAVRGSLYGVSEDGVPGSDTDKELLAKALERTDETKQNVYQTGDGYTVKYEYIEDNVRVPEQQQKSTFTKVYRGRYSVTLQNPPPAATKYTTRNYALGRASRNYLDKHGRFVPPTTSSTSTNGLSSRRPSTDSNVGRRVATTDPSGNLVYRSESSAPRNYGVKPPPVEPTKPGAIPRATIERRTISKPLSDVFNKRTVVVDKPVSQDELDTSHDAKDQRGRMIKDKESDYNTSEELEETINFTGSEQNKQTFTKTRRSSTSSMNETQSTNIARRHVGQTNQTRAVATTTRSGRRV, from the coding sequence ATGAAGACCCTGACGGTGCTTTGCCTACTGCTATTTTGCAGGCTCTGCAGTGTTAGTGCTACTGGTCGTCTCGGTAGTGGTAGTTGCTGCGGCAATAAAGGCAAGGAGGCTCAGCAAAGTCCAGCACAAAATGGAGATCAAAGTGGTGGTTTAGAAAATGGTTGTGACCAAGATGGAGATGGAGGCAATACTGAGCTTGCCCAGTCTGACGTGTCTAACCTGCAGGAAGAGGATGCAGAGCAACAGAATCCTCCGGAACCTACAACTCCACTTTCCTTTGATGTGTCAAACCCAGATGGCACCAATACAAATCTTAAAGAGCAAACGTACTCTGGAATTGAGCACAAACAATATTCTCCGAAAGGTGGTAACCATGTCTCCTCTGTTGTTGATGCTGGAGCTACTCTATGggaagaaaatgaaggtGAAAAATGCACGGCAGTTAATTTGTACTACAAGAGTGATGAATCCTTTCTAACTTTATGGATCCTTAGAGGAGAATCTCTAGACATTCAGCATTTTGAAAGGGTGAAAGGCAAATGGGAGACGATAGAGcttgaagaatataacaaaaaGTTGAATGGAGTTCCTTCTACTCCACCTACTGAGACTCCTACTAGCTCTGACTCTGAAGATCCTAAAGCAGCCGAACAGGAAACTACAACTGTGACAACAGAAGTTGAGACTTTATCTACACCAGTGCAAAGGAATGAGGATAATGTGGATGAACCAGAGAATAAGGAGGATGTAGAAGCTACAACATCTCAAGCGGATACTCAGCAAGTGCCCCCTCAAGTACCGGATACTCCAGAATCTAGAATATCTCAAAAGCCTGTAAATTTCCCAAACGATAAAACTCCGGAGCAAGttaaagacaaagaggTTCAGGAACTCAACAAGCCTGCCAGAGATGTTTCCGGACGCAGCTCTGTTACCACTACTGGTTCATCTCCCGAGGATGCAGAGAAGCCACTCAGTTCACAAACTACTACCACACTTCCAAGGTCCAGATACACAGATCCTTCGAGAGCTCCTCAAACTCGTGATTCTGGTGAAACGGTTACTGCTCAAGGTGGAACTTCATCTACTGTCGCCACAAGGACTGGTACTAATTCTGCTGTTAGAGGATCACTTTACGGTGTTTCTGAAGATGGTGTGCCAGGTTCTGATACTGATAAAGAATTACTGGCAAAGGCCCTGGAACGCACGGATGAGACTAAGCAGAATGTTTATCAAACCGGCGATGGTTATACTGTAAAATACGAGTATATAGAAGACAATGTTCGTGTACCAGAACAACAACAAAAATCTACCTTTACAAAGGTGTATAGAGGACGTTATTCTGTTACCTTGCAGAATCCACCACCTGCGGCTACAAAATATACGACTAGGAACTACGCACTTGGAAGAGCGTCCAGAAACTATCTTGATAAACACGGAAGATTTGTGCCACCTACCACCTCCTCCACTTCTACAAACGGATTGTCTAGTAGAAGGCCTAGTACTGATTCCAACGTCGGACGTCGTGTTGCAACAACAGATCCGTCTGGTAATCTTGTCTACCGTTCAGAATCCAGTGCACCAAGGAACTATGGAGTTAAGCCTCCTCCAGTGGAACCTACAAAGCCAGGAGCAATTCCTAGAGCAACCATCGAAAGGCGGACCATCAGTAAGCCTTTATCAGACGTTTTTAATAAAAGGACTGTTGTAGTGGATAAACCTGTCTCTCAGGATGAATTGGATACATCTCACGATGCCAAGGACCAAAGGGGAAGAATGAttaaagacaaagaatcTGACTATAATACATCTGAGGAGCTTGAAGAAACCATAAACTTTACTGGAAGCGAGCAAAACAAGCAAACGTTTACAAAGACTAGACGATCTTCTACCAGTAGCATGAATGAGACGCAGTCCACTAATATAGCTAGACGTCATGTCGGACAAACAAATCAGACTAGGGCAGTTGCTACTACTACTAGATCTGGAAGACGTGTTTAA